DNA sequence from the Alkaliphilus metalliredigens QYMF genome:
CCAGAGAGAGCTGGAGAAGTAATGAGTAAATTAATGCCATATGTGGATGTGTGCATTGGTAATGAAGAGGATGCAGAAATGGTATTTGGTGTTCATGCAGCAGATACAGATGTAACTAAGGGTGAAATCAACCACGCAGCCTATGAAGAAGTGGCCAAGCAATTAATTGAAAGATTTGGATTCAAATACGTTGCCTCTACATTAAGAGAAAGCTACTCAGCTTCTGACAATGGTTGGTCAGCTGTATTATATGATGGGAAGAAATCTTATGTATCTAAGAAATATGATGTAAGAATTGTAGATCGAGTTGGTGGGGGAGATTCCTTTGCTTCGGGCTTAATCTATGGATTAGTGACAGAAATGCAACTTCAAGATGCATTAGAATTTGCAGTGGCTGCATCAGCATTAAAGCATACAATTTCTGGAGATGCTAACTTGGTTTCTATAGATGAAGTTGAAACATTGACCAAGGGTGACGGATCTGGAAGAGTTCAAAGATAATAAAGCAAATGAAGTGAATCCGTAAAGGATTAAGTGAAATGCTAATTATCCAATAAGGCTGATGCTCATTACATAGAGCAAAGGCCATTCATATAGTGATTTATTATGTTTCTCCCTAAAAAAGTCCGTCTAGTCCACGGGCTTTTTTGCATTGGAAATTTTATGGTATAATAGATGTACTAAGATCCAATCAAAGAGGTGGAGAAATGGAAAGACCCAGAGGTAATATAGGTGAGTATGTTTATAAGATAATGGAAGAAAGAATTATTAGTGGTGAATGGAAACCAGGTACTAAAATTACACCAGAGACACAATTAGCCAAAGAACTTAATGTCAGCAGAATGTCTATAAGAGAAGCCATCGAAAGAATGGTGGCACTCAATTTAGTAATAAAAAAGCATGGAGAAGGAACATATGTTAATCAAGTTACTCCTTCGGTATATTTCAATAGTCTAATTCCTATGATTACACTAGAAAGAGATAACTATTTAGATATATTAGAGTTTAGGTTAATTGTAGAGGTGGAAAGTGCAATGCTTTGTGCCCAACGCAGAGACCCAGATATCATTGTTCAGCTAGAAGAATGCTATGAAGAGATGCTTGGCTTTCAAGAACAACCTGAAAAATTTACGGTGGCAGATATGAATTTTCATATGACCATTGCAGAAGGTACTGGTAATACTTTAATTATAAAAATAAACCAAGTGTTAAAGAGTCTGTTGGAATATCATCAAAAAGTGTTGTATGAACATTTAGGACCTACTGGAGGAATTAAAGAACATAAAGAAATATTAGAAGCCATACGTAGTGGAGATCAAGACTTGAGTGGCCTTTATATGAAACGGCATATTGAAAGGACAATTACTGATTTGAAAAAAATAAAGAGATAAAAATCGGAACATGTCGGACAATGACATGTTCCGATTTTTATGTAGAAAATTATTTGTTTGAACTCTCTTGATATAGTGAAGAATATAGCTAATTGCAAAGGATTATAGGTGGATTTATTACGGGATAGAGGAGATGAAATGAAACGTTTGCAAAAATTCTCAAAATAGACTTGACGAATAAAGTAGATGATATTATAATGAACTTGTAAGTCGTCTGACAACTATGGCAGGAGTGATAATTGCATGGAAGCTAGAAAAACTAACACCAGTGGAATCGTATATAAAACAATTGAAGAAAAAATATTAAATAGAGAATGGGTATCTGGATCAAAAATTAGCTCTGAAAATCAACTTTCGCTAGAGCTAGGGGTCAGTAGGATGTCTGTGAGAGAGGCTATTGAAAAGATGGTAGCTTTAAATATATTAACAAAAAAGCAAGGTGAGGGGACCTTTGTCAATGACTTGTCGCCATCCATCTATTTGAATAGTTTAATTCCTATGATTCTACTAAACAAAGATAACTTGTTAGACGTGTTAGCGTTTAGAAAGGTCATTGAGGTAGATAGTGCGCGACTTTGTGCTGAAAGATGCGATGATGAAACCATTGTAAGTTTGGAAAAGTATTATCAAGTAATGTGTGACAATAAGAACAAATCACCGAAGTTTACACATGCTGATTATCAGTTTCACATTGAGATTGCAAAGGGCACTAAAAACTCTCTAATTATTAAGGTGAATAGCGTATTGACAGATATTTGGACTCATCAACAAAAAGAAATAAATGGCTACTTAGGCCCTCATGGTGGGGTAAATGAGCATGAGAAAATATTAAATGCCATTAAAGATAGAGATCCTGAACTAGCAGCTCTATTTATGAGAAGGCATATTGAAAGAACAATTAATGAAATACGTGCTATTAAAGAAGACAGAAAAGTGATTAATATTGATGTAAAGTAAGGTTTTCATTGTTGGGAAGAATGTTTTTAGAAAAAAC
Encoded proteins:
- a CDS encoding FadR/GntR family transcriptional regulator: MERPRGNIGEYVYKIMEERIISGEWKPGTKITPETQLAKELNVSRMSIREAIERMVALNLVIKKHGEGTYVNQVTPSVYFNSLIPMITLERDNYLDILEFRLIVEVESAMLCAQRRDPDIIVQLEECYEEMLGFQEQPEKFTVADMNFHMTIAEGTGNTLIIKINQVLKSLLEYHQKVLYEHLGPTGGIKEHKEILEAIRSGDQDLSGLYMKRHIERTITDLKKIKR
- a CDS encoding FadR/GntR family transcriptional regulator, with protein sequence MEARKTNTSGIVYKTIEEKILNREWVSGSKISSENQLSLELGVSRMSVREAIEKMVALNILTKKQGEGTFVNDLSPSIYLNSLIPMILLNKDNLLDVLAFRKVIEVDSARLCAERCDDETIVSLEKYYQVMCDNKNKSPKFTHADYQFHIEIAKGTKNSLIIKVNSVLTDIWTHQQKEINGYLGPHGGVNEHEKILNAIKDRDPELAALFMRRHIERTINEIRAIKEDRKVINIDVK